The window TCTTGGAAGAGATGATCTGGTTATCAAAGGTAACCAAGTGTGTGTTATTTAATCTTACCCTTATCTGGTGTTATTGTTTTGAATGTTTAGAGCTTGTTATGCTAATGGTCATGGTGCTCCAGGACTTTGAGTCAGAGAGGAAATGGAAACTTGCTCAGGCAAAGAAAGTTGCAATGAAAGCCAGCAAGGGCATTCTGGATCAAGCGACAAGAGGGGAGAAGAGAGTAAAGGTCTAGTTTTATACATTGTTTGTAAAGTTATTATACCGCTTCAATGTCTTATGCTTAGACATTGATTTAGTTTTGCATTAATTTACTGATGGTGACACTATCTTTAATTTTGCCGTCGTGCAATATTTTGTGATGCCAAGTTATAAACTCGTTCAGGAAGAGGAACAGAGGTTGAGAAAAGTAGCGCTGAATATTTCGAAGGATGTTAAGAAATTCTGGATAAAAATAGAGAAGCTGGCAAGTCATTATTTCTTGTACATTATTGCATTTTCTTTGGTTATCTCCAACTTCAAGCTCCAGTAATGGGAGATTCTTCTTATTATGGTTGATTCAGGTGGCATACAAGCATCAGCTAGAGCTAGatgagaagaagaaaaaagcTCTTGATAAGCAGCTTGAATTTCTTCTAGGGCAAACAGAGAGGTAAAGCATGCTTCTGACAACATTTTGGTGTCTTCCTTGTGAAGCTATTTTCTGTATCTAAAATTTGTCACATATTTCTGTCTTTAGAAAGAGCTGGTATATGCAGATTCACATTAATTATTTTTCCTGCTTAAATACTAAGTTCACCCTTGTTATTTGACATCTGAAATGACTACAATACCATGCAAATTGTTCAGGTACTCGACGATGCTAGCAGAGAACCTTGTGAACTCGCCAACTCCTTGCAAACCACCTCACCTTTGTACTGTTCGAGAGAAACCAGATATTCCATGGAAAGGAGATGATATTGATAGAACAAAATCTGAATCAGATGCTGGTGAGTGGTGATTTTTGGTCAATTGatatttctttttgaaatctCATATGTTTGTGTAATCGCGTCTGTTTCTCAATCAAACTGATAATGCTAGGATCCCAGTCAAATGCCCCTGGTTTAGATGAGGACTATGACGTACTATCTGAAGATGAATCAGTAAGTTGTACTGCTTTTCTAAGTTAACTTGTATATGTGCTTTGAATTCTTGTCCATGTGGTACTCTGGGATTTTAGTTCCCTGAAAATTGTGGCATCCATCCTCTGTGCGTTTTTTTTCACTTGAATTAAGTTTTCCTCTTGATTTATTCTGGTTTCTATGGTACTCAGATCAGCAGTTAACTGGTCTCTTGCTTTTTTCCTTTTCAGTTTCAATGCTTAGAAAAAAATGCACCTAGGCTTCAACTTGAGTAAATTTGGGATACTTCTCACTGGGTATCATGTGCACCATAGTTCAGTATTTTCTTGTATTGCTTTTATTGTTGTGACAGTGCTGCATTTATGGCTTCTGTTGCATGTGAATTTCATTACATGCAGATACACACCATCTTGACCATGTAATGATGTGTGTCTTAAATGGATGATTTTGTGTTCGGAGTGTATTTGTGACAAACTGCATACTGTGACCTCATCTAATACCTTGATTTTGTGATGAAACCTTGTAtgtttaggattttatttttacttgcataAGTTCCCCTTTCGAATTTAGGTAGATGATGAACATACTATTGAGGAAGACGAAGCTCTGATCACCAACGAAGAGAGGGAAGAGGAGCTGGCAGCTTTGAGAAGTGAAATTGATATGCCTCTTGAAGAGATACTCAAACGTTATATTGCTCAAGAAGGTGCCACGTTTTTTTGGTCATTGTTGCAAATCTATGGCTCTAAGAATTTGTTACGTGCAATAGTCCATAAAATGAATTGTTGTCATTCTTAGCTATTTAAATAGATATCCAAGCTCTCATTTTTATTAATTGACGATGATGATTGCTGATAATGATGATTGataaatattgtttagttaTGTATCTTCTAGTTCTTAGGGATGAGTGGGGTGGTCGTGTCTTTGAAGAAAGGAACTTATGTTTGCCTTCAAATCTGTGGGAATAAATCACTTTAAGGTTACGATGAATACTTTACTCGAAATGGCGTGATTGCCTTGATTCTTATACAAGATACACGGATGAATGGATTGACACGGATGAATGGATTGATAAGTTCTTTTTGCTTTAAATTGGAGTCTCCCCCTTAATTGTGTTTTACAAAATTGTCGGATTTGCATCATTTGGTGCAGGAATGCTATATTAGAGGATCCCACTGATAGGGCTTCTTATTTCTCTTGTTGTAAACCATGCCATGCACATTTATAGCACACCAAAGTGGACGAGGTTGAAATGATGATGTCCTATTTTTTTCAGGGGATTACATGGAAAGTCCTTGCCCTTTTTACTATAAGAGAAGATGAGTCCTTGTCCTATCTTGTTGTAAAACAGTTGTCATGCACATTTCTAACACACAATGTGAACAAGGTCGGCGATATAGGTGTCCTATTTTCTTCCAGGAGACTACAGAAAATGTTCTTGCCCTCTCATTTGTTTGATTAGAGAGGATAGATCCTCGTCCTCTCATAATGTGTATTTCATCTATGTACCAGTAAAAAAgtctaaaattaatatttgttgcCACGGTTTCGTAAGCCTGCTGAAATTTGGATGTGGATGTATATATTGATTGTTTCTCTATCTGCTATGTTTGTATGGTTACATTTTGTTGATTATTCATTTGATTGTTTCTCAGCTAGCCAAGAAAAGAGTCCTGACAAAATTGATAATGCACCTGGAGCAACCGACATGAGCAATTTCAACAGTATGCATGTTTAATAGCTGTTCGCTGTGTATTTAACTTCTTGTTCAGTTATCTCATGTTTTGTCCAATTTTAATCAGGTAAAGAAGATATGGAATGTGACGCTGAGTTAGAGAGAACTGGCTCGCCAGTGAGGCATGGTTGTCGTTGTGTAAGTTGTATGTGTTTATGTATTCGGTCACAAATTGTTATGTGAGCCCAATACTTAGCCTAACACTCCTTGATCGACTTATGCAGGTCAAAAGTAACGGTGTCTTGTCTACGTCCGAAAACCATTACTCAGATGTCGAGACATACAAAAGGAGAAATTCTTTGAAGAAACTTCTCAAGTCAGAGAAAAAGCCGCTGTTGCAGAATTttaatgatgatcatgtaagaATATGTACTGAGAAGTTGCATTTATGTTAACCTTAAATAAGCGCAGCAAGGCACCCTGGTGTGACCCGTACAAATCATGAGGCTTGATGAGTTATAATTCTCTAGAATCTAGATTTTCAAAGGAATTCCCATGAAAAAAGATGTTTGAATTTCTCTTTCTTAGGGATTTTGACTGATGCATGCTTAGAAGCACTTCCTGAGCTTTTATGACCTGTGGTTCATTGAAGTGCCTCGTTTTGGCACACAGATGGTTCACTTTTAACAAATGTGCTTGAGAATGTTTTTTGTGGTTAATATTGGGGATTTGTTCTTAGCATCTTTAATGCTTATAGCTGATTTGTCCGACCATTGGCCATTAGAACATGATTGGCTTTAAGGTGTCATATCCCAAGTAGTTTTAATTAGCACCACAAGTGATGTAAGGTCAATctgaaaaaatctaaaaattgtTACTTGATTTGGAATGATGCCCCTTGCCTTAGAGTGGCAGTGTAGTTTTGTTTTATTGAATCTTGTTACACAGTTATTTTGCTTATATATCTCATACTGGAATCACCCTTTGAGATTTGTATATAAAGTATGGCCATGCATAGCTGTTTAATGTTCTCATCTACTCATGTgattgtaaatttttaattttggtaaATTCCCATGATTATttacttcaatttttttaataggaTGACCATGATTTTGTACTTTCATCCGGAGAAGAAAAGGAGAACGACATGGTATGTATATTATCTTAATGATGGTTAAAGGTTTCATTTGCTGCATGTCCTAGCACTTCCATTTCTTATGCAATGATATCTAGAATTTTTATGTTGCTAAATGACGGTCCTGTAAGCGAGATCTGAACCTGAACCATACTATTCTTTAGCCATCAAACACATTTACCGACTATTGTTTCTCCATTCCTTCTCTAGCTCCAAGTATTCCTTTTCAAGAAGTACCCTTGCCATTACTTGAAAGAAGTTGGCACTTTATTTGGGAGTAGCCTGGAATGTTTCAAAATTGTGATTGAAATGTTCTCTCTTCTCTATTGATGCCTACCTCGACTTTCAGGATGATGAAACAACTCTCTTGGAGGAGGAAGAATTAGCAAATGCAGAATCAGACAATACTGGCAACGAGGTGAAAACCATGAAATCATGTATCTGGAGCCTCTATGCTCCCTAGTTTTTGatactattttatttatagCGTTAAAGTTTGGGTAATTATAATTGCACATACATGTGCTGCACGATCTTGATTTGATTTATGGAATAATCACACTTTTCCAGATTGCACTTCTGCATAAGGAAAGTGAAGTTCCTGTGGAGGAGCTGATTGCAAGGTATAAAAAGGTACGTTGATCTGGGCTTCATTTTTTCTGTAATTGTGCACATGAGATATTGATTCTCCTGTTTCCATTCAGGGTTGTAACTCTGGTGAAGATGCAGGAGTTGACTCTGATGAAGATGTAGGAGTTGACTCTGATGAAGATGCAGGAGTTGACTCCGAGTCCTCACATGTTTTTGGTTCTGAGGAGTTTCTGGATTCATCAGCACATGGATGCTCTGAACTTAAGCAAACTGGTGATGAATCTACTAGCTTGGAGCGTGAGATATGCCCTCGTCTGCAAGATGACGAGGCTGAACTTATGGGAAAATCTGGAGAGGATATTCAAAGTGAAGATATAATTGCAGATGCAGCAGCGGCAGCCAGGTCAGCACAACCGACGGGTAACACATTCTCAACAACAAAAGTGCGTACAAAGTTTCCTTTCCTTGTCAAGTATCCATTGCGGGAGTATCAACATATTGGCTTGGATTGGCTTGTGACCATGTATGAAAAGAGATTGAATGGAATTCTTGCCGATGAGATGGGTTTGGGGAAGACAATTATGACAATAGCATTGCTTGCTCACTTAGCTTGTGAAAAAGGAATATGGGGCCCACATCTAATTGTTGTCCCTACTAGTGTCATGCTCAATTGGGAAACAGAGTTTCTTAAATGGTGTCCTGCTTTCAAAATATTGACGTACTTTGGAAGTGCTAAAGAGCGGAGAATTAAGAGACAAGGATGGATGAAACCTAATTATTTTCATGTTTGCATAACCACTTACAGGCTTGTCATACAGGACTCGAAAGTTTTCAAGAGGAAGAAATGGAAATACCTTATTCTGGATGAAGCTCATTTGATAAAGAATTGGAAGTCACAAAGGTGGCAAACACTTCTTAATTTTAACTCAAAAAGGCGTATTCTTTTAACAGGTACACCATTACAGAATGATCTAATGGAACTCTGGTCTCTTATGCATTTCTTGATGCCACATATTTTTCAATCTCACCAAGAATTTAAGGACTGGTTCAGTAATCCTATATCTGGGATGGTAGAGGGACAAGAGAAGGTAAATAAAGAAGTAGTGGATCGGCTGCATAATGTTCTCCGTCCTTTTATTCTTCGTCGATTGAAAAGGGATGTCGAGAAGCAGCTTCCGATGAAACATGAACATGTTATTAGTTGTAGACTTTCGCGAAGACAGCGTAATTTATACGAGGATTTCATAGCTAGCTCTGAGACGCAAGCAACTCTATCTAGTGCTAATTTCTTTGGAATGATAAGTATTATTATGCAACTTCGTAAAGTCTGCAATCATCCTGATTTGTTTGAAGGCCGTCCCATTATTAGTTCATTTGATATGAGTGGTATTGATATGCAACTGAGCTCTTCGGTTTGCTCAATTCTCGCAACTTTTGCATGGTCACATGTTGATCTCCGAGGCTTGGGTTTTGTTTTCACACATTTGGATTTCATCATGACTTCTTGGGAGGGTGAAGAAATTCAAGCTATTGCTACTCCTTCAAGTTTAATTGAGCTTCGTGCAAACATTTTGGAAGGAACGTCAAGCTTAGCTAACCATAAAAAAAAGCTAACtgcaacaaatatttttatggagATCCAAAAGGCACTCTTGAATGAAAGATTGCGAGAACTAAACGAGAGAGCAGCATCTGTAGCATGGTGGAATGCTTTGAGGTGCAAGAAAAAACCAATATATGCTACTGACTTACGAGAGCTTGTTACTGTGAAGCACCCAGTCCGTGATATTCATAGTCAGAAATACAATCCTTTTTCTTGTCTATATTCATCCAGAGTGGCTGACATGGTGCTTTCTCCAGCTGAAAGATTTACAAAGATGGTTGATCAAATTGAAAGTTTCATGTTTGCAATACCTGCTGCCCGTGCCCCTCCCCCCATTTGCTGGTGCAGTAATGGTGGATCAACTGTGTTTATAAAGCAAAATTACAGGGATAAATGTTCTGAAGGTCTTTTCCCGCTTCTGACCCCATTTCGACCTGCCATAGTTAGAAGGCAAGTCTATTTTCCTGATAGGAGACTTATTCAGTTCGACTGTGGTAAGCTGCAGGAGCTTGCAGCGCTCCTCAGAAAATTGAAATCAGAGGGTCACCGTGCGCTGATATTCACCCAAATGACAAAGATGCTTGACATTTTGGAGGCCTTCATTAACTTGTATGGTTACACTTACATGCGTCTTGATGGTTCCACTCCGCCTGAAGAGAGGCAAACACTTATGCAGCGGTTTAACACTAACACAaagatttttcttttcattttgtcGACACGCAGTGGTGGTGTTGGCATTAATCTAGTTGGGGCAGATACTGTTATCTTTTATGACAGTGACTGGAATCCAGCCATGGATCAACAGGCCCAAGATAGATGTCACAGGATAGGGCAGACACGTGAAGTCCACATCTATAGGCTAATCAGTGAGAGCACCATTGAAGAGAACATTCTGAAAAAGGCTAATCAGAAGCGTGCTCTTGACAATTTGGTTATACAAGGTGGAAGCTATAACACTGAATTTTTCAAGAAACTAGACCCAATGGAACTGTTTTCAGGCAACCAAACAATTCCAATAGAAGATGCACAAACAGATAAGACTGTCAATAATGGTGGAGAGATCAATTTATCTAGTGCAGATCTGGAGGCTGCTTTAAAAAATGTTGAAGATGAGGCTGACTATATGGCATTGAAgaaagttgaagaagaagaggcTGTGGATAATCAAGAATTCACAGAGGAAACCATTGGAAAACTGGAAGACGATGAACTAGTTAATGAAAATTACATAAAGCCAGATGATACTGCTGAGCATGCTGAGTTTAACACAAAATCAGATGAAGGTTTCATTATTAGAAGCCATCCACTCGAGGAGAGGCCTCTTGTTTTAACTGGTGAAGAAGATGATGTTGATATGCTGGGCGACGTCAAACAGATGGCTGCAGCTGCTGCTGCAGCAGGACAAGCAATCCTATCTTTTGAGGATCAGCTGCGCCCAATTGACCGGTATGCTGTACGTTTTCTAGAATTATGGGACCCAATTATAGATAAGGCAGCAGTGGAATCACATATTCAGATTGAGGAAACTGAATGGGAGTTGGAGCGCATTGAGAAGTTAAAGGATGATATGGAAGCCGAgattgatgatgatgaagagcCTTTAGTCTATGAAAGTATGAACGCCCTTGATTTGGTTTTTCATGTTTTGTTGAAAATATCTAATCTTCTTTAGTTGAATGCGTTGAGTGCTTAGTGTAGTACTTGTATGCAGTTAAGCGAAGAATTGttatttatttcacattttatttaaaatctgTTTTTTCAAGAGTTATACTCAAATAacgtaatattttttatcatctttttttCAGGATGGGATACTGATTTTGCAACAGAAGTATACAGGCAACAAGTAGAAGCTCTAGCTCAACATCAGGTTTGGCATGAACTTTAAACTtttataaagaaaatgattataTGTTTTCGTTGGACCATGTGTCTGTTTTCGGCGACCCTCTTGTTTAAATGACAGATACATCCCCAGCTTTGCATTTCTTTATTGCCGTTTTACTGATGTGATCTggtattaattatgtttcatagTTAATGGAAGATCTAAAACGGGAAGCTAAGGAGAAGGATGCTTTAGAATATAGAATTTCAGATTCTTTCAGGTACGTAGCCTTTCTACAACACATTTTATATTTTGCAGAGCAACGTTCTTGACATAGTTAATGCGATTTGACTTGTGGATATGTTTGGCTGGTAAATCTCTTCTCGCGGTGCCTGCTATTTTGCATATCAAGATACTTTTCTAGGTCAAtgcattaaataaaaattgcatTGAATTATTTGGGTTGAATCTTCGATTATGGAGAATTAGAAGTTTAAAATATGGAACAGGTTATCTTGACAATTAATAACATCCTGAAATTTTCCAGTCAATGCATTTGCTAATCTGGCTTGTAATAATATTGATGTTGTGGTAGATTTACTAGACATCTTACTGGGGTTCTCGTTGTAGAATGAAATTTTGTGTACTGTGAATAACATTTACGTCAATATAATATATCTCAGTTTGATTTAGGATCTTGCTTCCTAGATTACCTGCATGAAAATGATTACATTTAGTCATACTAGGATGAGATATTGCATGCATGTTACTTTGTTGACATGTAGAAATTTAGTTTTTCTCATTGGAGCAAATTATTATTTAAGATATTATCTCCTAGTAATTTTGATTCATACAATCTATATATTGCTCTTTTTGCATCAACTATTCTTTTTCTCAAAGCAGAAATGACGTAGCTCCTAAACCCAAGTCgaagaaaaataacaaaaaggcCAAGttcaaatctttgaagaaaGGGGCTCTAGTTTCTAAACCTGTATCTGTCAAGGCAGAGTCATCCACTGAACCAATGCCCATAGAtgattatttgatttatgaTGAGATGATCACATCATCTGATGCTTTATCTCCAAGCTCAACCCGTGAGAAGAAGCGTAAACCTGCATCAGATGATGACGAGCTGATGAGCAAAAAGAAGCCTAAAAAAGAAGACATGCTTCTTTATTCCAAATCTTCCAACAAGTACTATAACAATCATaaggatttgaaaattttggataatTGTGCAGTTGATCTTGAGACTAAGCAATTAAGTAGGGGCAAAACTCGGGGGAAACTATCTATTTCTGTTATGCCTCTGAAACGGGTTTTCATCATAAAGTCAGAAAAGTTAAAGAAAGGGAACATTTGGTCTAAGGATTTTCCTTCACCTGACCTTTGGTCAACACGTGAAGATGCTGTATTATGTGCTGCCGTTCATGAGTATGGCCCAAATTGGAACTTGGCTTGTGAAATATTGTATGGAATGACTGCTGGCGGTTCATATCGTGGCAGATTTCGCCATCCTGTCCATTGCTGTGAGAGATTTAGGGAACTAATTCAAAGATACGTTTTGTCTGTTGGTGATGCTACCAATACTGACAAAGCGGTTAGTATTGGTTGTGGGAAGGCTCTTCTTAGAGTAACCGAGGTATGTTTGCTTGAAGCAATTGTTCCTTAAGCTGCTGAATAGAAGACATACTTAGACAAACTGCAATGTCTAGTTTTAagaatttaaatcatttaatgaTATAAACAACTATTTCGAATATGTCGGTTAATGTTAGGTGAGTTTCAAGATATAGCTAAACCTTTGTAAAATTAGAATGAAGAAAAAAACATGCTTTATCCGCCTAAACTATTTGAGGTAAAATGGTAAATATGCTGCATAGGTATCTGCACTGTCCCGAGATTATAGTTTGCCCTGTATATCATTTGATTCCAgttaaatttaaataactaaaaGATGTTTACTGAGGCATCCTAATAAAAAGAAACCCTTAATAGAATAACCGAAGGAGTGACCTGGATTAACTTGAATATGAATGTCACGAGAAGCTCAAACTGCTAATGCCTCTTTAAAAACTAAGAATTTGGGCTTTGGCAGATCTGGCATACTATTTGGACCAAGAAATTTGTAATCATTATGAATGTTCATGTAATCTTTATAAAGAGAAGCAATTTTGGCCGCAGATGCTTAGTGAATGCAGCACTCTTGGTCACCAGGTGTCTTGGAGTTCGACTTCACTTCATCCTTTTTAAAATTGTCATTGGTGAACTGATGAACTTGATCTTTTGGTTTTATATAAGTTATGTTTAGTCTGCCCTGTATGTTCCAGAACGTAGTATTTCCTTTCTTTCTTCACATTACTTCCCGCTGATGTTTCCTTCCGAGTTTGCAATCAATTTGTACCGGTAGGATTCTGGCCTAATCCCTCCCCACTTCTCAGGTGTTCATACCAAAAAAAGAAGGGTATGACTGGATTGGACATCCCTAATCTCCAAATTTGTGGAGTATTTGAGTTACTTGCTAATGTATCTTGTTAAAAAACCAATGACACCAAGTAGTAGTAGTTGTACATATGCGAGCTATCGTAGGATTGATACTCTTTTTGTTAGCTTTATGTAATTGCAAATAATTTCCTTTGCAGGATAAACCTTCTGGTTTTAAAAACTGTTTTCATTTCACTGATTGTACCTTCTGCAATTTATTTGAGCATGCTTGCTTCAAGTAGCCCTAATTTTCTGCTcacattttcttctttttttctcaaCATTCTACACGTGTTTCTTTTATTCTCTGTAGCTTGATTTGCAGTTATATTAGCTCGGCAATTTTGTACATTTCAATTCATTCATGCAGTGTTTCCTGCATTAGGATAATATGCGGGTGTTGCTTAGCGTTGCTTCTGAACTACCAGATCATGAACCACTTCTACAAAAGCATTTTTTCGCTGCGGTTTCTGCTGCTTGGAGGTTATCACGCCCCAGCCTTAAGAAAGGCTCTTTATCTACTCAAAATGGCTTTTATTCTTCTCCACAGTTCGGTACTACGTTCAACCATCAGAATCCCTTGAGGAAATCATCAGAAATGCTGgaattcacaaatttatatcAGTGTGGGGTCTTAGTTGCAGCCGTGCTAGATGGTGACTGCAGTCATCAAACTAATGAACGATCAACAATTGTCAACCAAAGCAATAAGCTTTTGGCTGCAAAAGAGCGATTGGATATTACTCTTGCACTTCAAGGAGAGAGGGATGGAATAACTCCCCTTCCCTCTATtgttgatctttcaattcttggCCCAGACCCTCCCCCATCCTTGAAGATGCTTGCTAGTGAAAATGGTAATTTCAAATCTTCCTGGAGCCTGGTTGAAAACCAATTCAGGTATGACCTccttcatatttaattttagatttGTGCAATCTTTTATGGAAATTGGTCAGGATAAATTCAAATAAGTCAACCTCTTGTCAAGTCATCATTGTCTCGTATATGAATAATTGATCCTTTGTTTAGGCTGACTATCTTGCACCTCCATCCTACCACTTCAACTCCACCTTAAAACCCTTTCTACTTATGTTTGTGGCCAAGATTTTGTATGTTCTTTACGAGGAGGATTATAAAATTGGGAGATATACGGTCTATTTGCTTCACAAATAGTTTTGATCTGCCATCAGATTTCCACTTGTAAATACTCATGTTACTCCTATTAGCATTACTGCATGTTGCTATTTTCATATTTGCAGAAATCTCCTGTCCCATCGTGTTGAAGGGTTATTTGGTGAGGATTTGCTAGAATTTACCATTGGTGACTCTGGGTTTTGGACTCCACAACGTCTTGGGAGACAAAAGCTCCTTGTTTCTGAGTCGGTC of the Primulina huaijiensis isolate GDHJ02 chromosome 1, ASM1229523v2, whole genome shotgun sequence genome contains:
- the LOC140983584 gene encoding protein PHOTOPERIOD-INDEPENDENT EARLY FLOWERING 1-like isoform X2, with product MASKGPRSKLDHESLARRQKALEAPKEPKRPKTHWDHVLEEMIWLSKDFESERKWKLAQAKKVAMKASKGILDQATRGEKRVKEEEQRLRKVALNISKDVKKFWIKIEKLVAYKHQLELDEKKKKALDKQLEFLLGQTERYSTMLAENLVNSPTPCKPPHLCTVREKPDIPWKGDDIDRTKSESDAGSQSNAPGLDEDYDVLSEDESVDDEHTIEEDEALITNEEREEELAALRSEIDMPLEEILKRYIAQEASQEKSPDKIDNAPGATDMSNFNSKEDMECDAELERTGSPVRHGCRCVKSNGVLSTSENHYSDVETYKRRNSLKKLLKSEKKPLLQNFNDDHDDHDFVLSSGEEKENDMDDETTLLEEEELANAESDNTGNEIALLHKESEVPVEELIARYKKVLDSDEDAGVDSESSHVFGSEEFLDSSAHGCSELKQTGDESTSLEREICPRLQDDEAELMGKSGEDIQSEDIIADAAAAARSAQPTGNTFSTTKVRTKFPFLVKYPLREYQHIGLDWLVTMYEKRLNGILADEMGLGKTIMTIALLAHLACEKGIWGPHLIVVPTSVMLNWETEFLKWCPAFKILTYFGSAKERRIKRQGWMKPNYFHVCITTYRLVIQDSKVFKRKKWKYLILDEAHLIKNWKSQRWQTLLNFNSKRRILLTGTPLQNDLMELWSLMHFLMPHIFQSHQEFKDWFSNPISGMVEGQEKVNKEVVDRLHNVLRPFILRRLKRDVEKQLPMKHEHVISCRLSRRQRNLYEDFIASSETQATLSSANFFGMISIIMQLRKVCNHPDLFEGRPIISSFDMSGIDMQLSSSVCSILATFAWSHVDLRGLGFVFTHLDFIMTSWEGEEIQAIATPSSLIELRANILEGTSSLANHKKKLTATNIFMEIQKALLNERLRELNERAASVAWWNALRCKKKPIYATDLRELVTVKHPVRDIHSQKYNPFSCLYSSRVADMVLSPAERFTKMVDQIESFMFAIPAARAPPPICWCSNGGSTVFIKQNYRDKCSEGLFPLLTPFRPAIVRRQVYFPDRRLIQFDCGKLQELAALLRKLKSEGHRALIFTQMTKMLDILEAFINLYGYTYMRLDGSTPPEERQTLMQRFNTNTKIFLFILSTRSGGVGINLVGADTVIFYDSDWNPAMDQQAQDRCHRIGQTREVHIYRLISESTIEENILKKANQKRALDNLVIQGGSYNTEFFKKLDPMELFSGNQTIPIEDAQTDKTVNNGGEINLSSADLEAALKNVEDEADYMALKKVEEEEAVDNQEFTEETIGKLEDDELVNENYIKPDDTAEHAEFNTKSDEGFIIRSHPLEERPLVLTGEEDDVDMLGDVKQMAAAAAAAGQAILSFEDQLRPIDRYAVRFLELWDPIIDKAAVESHIQIEETEWELERIEKLKDDMEAEIDDDEEPLVYERWDTDFATEVYRQQVEALAQHQLMEDLKREAKEKDALEYRISDSFRNDVAPKPKSKKNNKKAKFKSLKKGALVSKPVSVKAESSTEPMPIDDYLIYDEMITSSDALSPSSTREKKRKPASDDDELMSKKKPKKEDMLLYSKSSNKYYNNHKDLKILDNCAVDLETKQLSRGKTRGKLSISVMPLKRVFIIKSEKLKKGNIWSKDFPSPDLWSTREDAVLCAAVHEYGPNWNLACEILYGMTAGGSYRGRFRHPVHCCERFRELIQRYVLSVGDATNTDKAVSIGCGKALLRVTEDNMRVLLSVASELPDHEPLLQKHFFAAVSAAWRLSRPSLKKGSLSTQNGFYSSPQFGTTFNHQNPLRKSSEMLEFTNLYQCGVLVAAVLDGDCSHQTNERSTIVNQSNKLLAAKERLDITLALQGERDGITPLPSIVDLSILGPDPPPSLKMLASENGNFKSSWSLVENQFRNLLSHRVEGLFGEDLLEFTIGDSGFWTPQRLGRQKLLVSESVKPSKSKLKSTGIESADLHCLAANQVFQPLPLTVSDSSTNFDELPSCFHDDGGLECDNKYLLGTASEIASLGCTLGIDSLQIWPDLISELDDWSILPEFTDIG